The Variovorax paradoxus genome window below encodes:
- the kdpA gene encoding potassium-transporting ATPase subunit KdpA, with protein MASSAWGLLALYLVILLVLAWPIGKFLAALCNERVPRWMQRVEAPFYKLAGTRPERSMHWRTYAFALLAFNAIGALVVYGLQRLQGWLPLNPAGMGAVSPDSAFNTAISFVSNTNWQGYAGESTMSYLTQMLGLTVQNFVSGATGIAVAFALVRGFAARRTDGKGFVGNFWADVTRVTLWVLVPLSFVLALLLAGQGVIQNFDTYKEVATLETTAFQQPKNGPDGQPLKDEKGQPVMEDATTKTQTLAMGPVASQEAIKMLGTNGGGFFNANSAHPYENPTAFSNLLEMIAIFLIPAALCFTFGSVVGDMRQGWAILAAMTVMFVVAVVVITPAEQLGNPLFGPLGVDQISSALQSGGNMEGKEVRFGIDASSLFAVITTAASCGAVNAMHDSLTPLGGMVPMVLMQLGEVVFGGVGTGLYSMLIFAILAVFIAGLMIGRTPEYLGKKIEVYEMKLTSIAILVTPILVLAGTAVAVVADAGKAGIANPGAHGFSEILYALTSAGNNNGSAFAGLSANTPFYNALLAVAMWFGRFGVIVPVLAIAGALAAKKRLPVTSGTMPTHGPLFVTLLIGTVLLVGLLNYVPSLALGPIVEHLMLWAK; from the coding sequence ATGGCCAGCTCCGCCTGGGGCCTGCTGGCCCTGTATCTCGTCATCCTGCTGGTGCTGGCCTGGCCCATCGGCAAGTTCCTCGCCGCGCTGTGCAACGAGCGGGTGCCGCGCTGGATGCAGCGCGTCGAGGCGCCGTTCTACAAGCTCGCGGGCACGAGGCCCGAGCGCTCGATGCACTGGCGCACCTACGCCTTCGCGCTGCTCGCCTTCAATGCGATCGGCGCGCTGGTGGTCTACGGCCTGCAACGCCTGCAGGGCTGGCTGCCGTTGAATCCGGCGGGCATGGGCGCGGTGTCGCCCGACTCGGCCTTCAACACCGCCATCAGCTTCGTCTCGAACACCAACTGGCAGGGCTACGCCGGCGAGTCGACCATGAGCTACCTGACGCAGATGCTCGGGCTCACGGTGCAGAACTTCGTCTCCGGTGCCACCGGCATCGCGGTGGCGTTCGCGCTGGTGCGCGGCTTCGCGGCGCGCCGCACCGACGGCAAGGGCTTCGTCGGCAACTTCTGGGCCGACGTCACGCGCGTCACGCTGTGGGTGCTGGTGCCGCTGTCCTTCGTGCTCGCGCTGCTGCTCGCGGGCCAGGGCGTGATCCAGAACTTCGACACCTACAAGGAAGTCGCCACGCTCGAGACCACGGCCTTCCAGCAGCCGAAGAACGGTCCCGACGGCCAGCCGCTGAAGGACGAGAAGGGCCAGCCGGTGATGGAGGACGCCACCACCAAGACGCAGACGCTCGCCATGGGCCCGGTGGCTTCGCAAGAGGCCATCAAGATGCTCGGCACCAACGGCGGCGGCTTCTTCAACGCCAACTCGGCGCATCCCTACGAGAACCCGACGGCCTTCAGCAACCTGCTGGAGATGATCGCGATCTTCCTGATCCCGGCCGCGCTGTGCTTCACCTTCGGCAGCGTGGTGGGCGACATGCGCCAGGGCTGGGCCATCCTCGCCGCGATGACGGTGATGTTCGTCGTCGCGGTGGTGGTCATCACGCCCGCGGAGCAGCTCGGCAATCCCCTGTTCGGGCCGCTGGGGGTCGACCAGATATCGAGCGCGCTGCAAAGCGGCGGCAACATGGAAGGCAAGGAGGTTCGCTTCGGCATCGACGCCTCGTCGCTGTTCGCCGTGATCACCACGGCCGCCTCGTGCGGCGCGGTGAACGCGATGCACGACTCGCTCACGCCGCTCGGCGGCATGGTGCCGATGGTGCTGATGCAGCTGGGCGAGGTGGTGTTCGGCGGCGTGGGCACGGGCCTCTACAGCATGCTGATCTTCGCCATCCTGGCGGTGTTCATCGCGGGCCTGATGATCGGCCGCACGCCGGAGTACCTCGGCAAGAAGATCGAGGTCTACGAGATGAAGCTGACCTCGATCGCGATCCTCGTGACGCCGATCCTGGTGCTGGCCGGCACGGCCGTCGCCGTGGTCGCGGATGCCGGCAAGGCGGGCATCGCGAACCCGGGCGCGCACGGCTTCTCGGAGATCCTGTACGCGCTGACCTCGGCCGGCAACAACAACGGCAGCGCCTTCGCGGGCCTGTCGGCCAACACGCCCTTCTACAACGCGCTGCTGGCGGTGGCCATGTGGTTCGGCCGCTTCGGCGTGATCGTTCCCGTGCTGGCCATCGCCGGCGCGCTGGCCGCCAAGAAGCGCCTGCCGGTCACCTCGGGAACCATGCCCACGCATGGCCCGCTGTTCGTGACGCTGCTGATCGGCACCGTGCTGCTGGTGGGCTTGCTCAACTACGTGCCCTCGCTCGCGCTGGGACCGATCGTCGAGCACCTGATGCTGTGGGCAAAGTGA
- a CDS encoding PhzF family phenazine biosynthesis protein, producing the protein MKQPHRYTVVDVFTSRPLAGNPVAVVFDADGLDTEAMQAIARWTNLSETTFVLSPTVPEADYRLRIFTPRNELPFAGHPTLGSAHAFLEAGRGTLRDGGRLVQQCGVGLVDVTVEDGSEGRELAFALPSAQLAPLPAEDLAELGHILGRQPNPEAAPAIVDVGPRWIVLPLADAATVIDLRPDFARLAALERRLGVTGLIVYGRYPQGDVAMEVRAFAPSSGVEEDPVCGSGNASAAAFQWERGLLPPEGIAYVAAQGRCVGRDGRVKVRVDGLGKVRVGGACVSCVEGTLAL; encoded by the coding sequence ATGAAACAACCCCATCGCTACACCGTGGTCGACGTCTTCACCTCCAGGCCGCTGGCCGGCAACCCGGTGGCCGTGGTGTTCGACGCCGACGGCCTCGACACCGAGGCCATGCAGGCCATCGCGCGCTGGACCAACCTCTCGGAGACCACCTTCGTGCTGTCGCCCACCGTGCCCGAGGCGGACTATCGCCTGCGCATCTTCACGCCGCGCAACGAGCTGCCTTTCGCGGGCCATCCGACCCTGGGCAGCGCGCATGCCTTCCTCGAGGCCGGACGCGGCACGCTGCGCGATGGCGGCCGGCTGGTACAGCAATGCGGCGTCGGCCTCGTCGACGTGACGGTGGAGGACGGCTCCGAGGGCCGCGAGCTGGCCTTCGCCCTGCCCTCCGCGCAGCTGGCGCCGCTGCCGGCCGAGGACCTCGCGGAGCTCGGGCACATCCTGGGCCGCCAGCCGAACCCCGAGGCCGCGCCGGCCATCGTGGACGTGGGTCCGCGCTGGATCGTGCTGCCACTGGCCGATGCGGCCACGGTGATCGACCTGCGGCCCGATTTCGCGCGGCTCGCGGCCCTCGAGCGCCGCCTGGGCGTCACCGGCCTCATCGTGTACGGCCGCTATCCGCAAGGCGACGTGGCGATGGAGGTCCGGGCCTTCGCGCCTTCGAGCGGGGTCGAGGAAGACCCGGTCTGCGGCAGCGGCAACGCCAGCGCCGCGGCCTTCCAGTGGGAACGCGGCCTGCTGCCGCCGGAAGGCATCGCCTACGTGGCGGCGCAGGGGCGCTGCGTGGGGCGCGACGGGCGCGTGAAGGTGCGCGTGGATGGCCTCGGCAAGGTGCGCGTCGGCGGTGCCTGCGTCAGCTGCGTGGAGGGCACGCTCGCGCTGTAG
- a CDS encoding fimbrial protein produces MSKKIISRFAAIATIAAVSQAALAADGQINFTGEITDSICSLTPDSQNLTVPLGKVSRTAFPTVGTGSTPAKFTLNLADCPAGSNKAKVTFSGTADSRNVDLVAIDGSGTGTPAAQGVGIQIGDWEGQKIALGSASREYALAQGTNKLQFQARYVSTLPLTGGSPADPVLKSGPANGTAQFTVAYN; encoded by the coding sequence ATGTCGAAAAAAATCATCTCTCGCTTTGCCGCGATCGCAACCATCGCCGCCGTGTCGCAGGCAGCCCTGGCCGCCGATGGCCAGATCAACTTCACCGGCGAGATCACGGACAGCATCTGCTCGCTGACGCCCGACAGCCAGAACCTGACGGTGCCGCTGGGCAAGGTGAGCCGCACCGCGTTTCCCACCGTGGGAACGGGTTCGACTCCGGCCAAGTTCACCCTGAACCTGGCGGATTGCCCCGCGGGCAGCAACAAGGCCAAAGTGACCTTCTCGGGCACGGCCGACAGCCGCAACGTGGATCTGGTGGCGATCGATGGCTCCGGCACCGGAACGCCGGCCGCGCAGGGCGTGGGCATCCAGATCGGCGACTGGGAAGGCCAGAAGATTGCGCTGGGCTCGGCCTCGCGCGAATACGCCCTGGCCCAAGGCACGAACAAGCTGCAATTCCAGGCGCGCTATGTCTCGACCTTGCCGCTGACGGGCGGTTCCCCGGCCGATCCCGTGCTCAAGTCGGGCCCGGCCAATGGCACCGCGCAATTCACGGTGGCCTATAACTAA
- a CDS encoding type 1 fimbrial protein, translated as MVWKAARLVLHAVLPVATLWLAGMQGAWAACVRYPGAYEHVVYMNMGQVYVPDGLAVGGLIKSQNFPLNIRGQAERMFNCRGGGYIYGPILQGSPVAGYYNVYSTNVQGVGIRLSRVDGPSISYYPHAYPTPNGIGQLVAGTWFQVELIKTANITGNGSLAGGTYTRYYGDGEPYWSALTTILSGDVNGITIITPSCSVDAGSRNIPVEFGRVSLSNFKGMDSTTGDRRFSIKLQCQANPNLQKWVDLRMDATQDPSNRQGVLRITQRGAGTATGVGIQLLGGDAQPVRFGEGMQVGPMKNGSYDVPYTARYYQTAARMRPGRADGTATFTLQYR; from the coding sequence ATGGTGTGGAAGGCGGCGCGCCTCGTGCTCCATGCCGTGCTCCCCGTAGCCACGCTGTGGCTGGCGGGCATGCAGGGCGCATGGGCGGCGTGCGTGCGTTATCCGGGCGCGTACGAACACGTCGTCTATATGAACATGGGACAGGTCTATGTCCCCGACGGACTTGCCGTCGGGGGCCTCATCAAGAGCCAGAACTTCCCGCTCAACATTCGCGGCCAGGCTGAGCGCATGTTCAACTGTCGCGGCGGCGGCTACATCTACGGGCCGATCCTGCAAGGCTCACCGGTAGCGGGCTACTACAACGTCTACTCGACGAACGTGCAGGGCGTCGGCATCCGGCTGTCGCGCGTCGACGGTCCCTCGATCAGCTACTACCCGCATGCCTACCCCACCCCCAACGGCATCGGCCAACTGGTGGCAGGCACGTGGTTCCAGGTGGAATTGATCAAGACGGCCAACATCACCGGCAACGGCTCGCTGGCAGGCGGAACCTACACCCGCTACTACGGCGACGGCGAGCCTTACTGGTCGGCGCTGACGACCATTCTCTCGGGGGATGTCAACGGCATCACGATCATCACGCCGTCGTGCTCCGTCGATGCGGGCTCGCGCAACATCCCGGTGGAATTCGGGCGTGTGTCGCTCAGCAACTTCAAGGGGATGGACTCCACGACGGGCGATCGAAGGTTCAGCATCAAGCTCCAGTGCCAGGCGAATCCGAACCTGCAGAAATGGGTGGACCTGCGCATGGACGCGACCCAGGACCCGTCGAACCGGCAGGGAGTGCTGAGGATCACGCAGCGCGGCGCGGGCACCGCGACGGGCGTGGGCATCCAGCTCCTGGGTGGCGATGCCCAACCGGTGCGCTTCGGCGAGGGCATGCAGGTCGGACCGATGAAGAACGGCAGCTACGACGTGCCCTACACGGCCCGCTACTACCAGACCGCCGCGAGGATGCGGCCGGGCCGCGCCGACGGCACCGCGACCTTCACGCTCCAATACCGCTGA
- a CDS encoding molecular chaperone, giving the protein MCSNERIRRALGILALLCLQGAASASVMLSGTRVILHEKQRETSLPMKNIGTSPYVVQAWVDAGEGAGKTPLVVTPPLSRLDPGKENLLRIMRVGGELPADRESAFWLNVKEIPQTPNQENVLQVAIRSRLKLFYRPAGLPGSPTEARALLKWAVSAPAQGQGAVLKVGNASAFHITLLKLTVNQGQGPERKDQEELDAGMVPPFGELSFPIKTLRAPQAVQINFTTINDYGSESPEEFVEVPAGAEPVPLKARPALATEASSSGGAQR; this is encoded by the coding sequence ATGTGCAGCAATGAACGAATTCGGCGGGCGCTCGGCATCCTGGCGCTGCTTTGCCTGCAGGGAGCAGCGAGCGCCAGCGTGATGCTGTCCGGCACGCGCGTGATCCTCCACGAGAAGCAGCGCGAAACCTCCCTGCCGATGAAGAACATCGGGACCTCGCCCTATGTGGTCCAGGCCTGGGTCGATGCCGGCGAGGGCGCTGGCAAGACCCCGCTGGTCGTCACGCCGCCGCTGTCGCGGCTCGATCCCGGCAAGGAGAACCTGCTGCGCATCATGCGTGTGGGCGGCGAGCTTCCGGCCGATCGCGAGTCGGCGTTCTGGCTCAACGTCAAGGAGATTCCCCAGACGCCGAATCAGGAGAACGTGCTGCAGGTGGCGATACGCAGCCGGCTCAAGCTGTTCTACCGGCCCGCGGGACTGCCGGGCTCGCCCACGGAGGCACGCGCGCTGCTCAAGTGGGCGGTGAGCGCACCGGCGCAGGGCCAGGGCGCGGTGCTCAAGGTCGGCAATGCGAGCGCCTTCCACATCACCCTGCTGAAGCTGACGGTCAACCAGGGCCAGGGCCCCGAGCGCAAGGACCAGGAGGAACTCGACGCGGGCATGGTGCCGCCGTTCGGCGAGCTGAGCTTTCCAATCAAGACGCTGAGGGCGCCGCAGGCCGTGCAGATCAACTTCACCACGATCAACGACTACGGCAGCGAATCGCCCGAGGAGTTCGTCGAGGTGCCCGCGGGCGCCGAGCCCGTGCCCTTGAAGGCCCGGCCGGCTCTCGCGACCGAGGCTTCATCGAGCGGCGGTGCACAGCGCTGA
- a CDS encoding PLP-dependent aminotransferase family protein, with product MNTGTLQRRKQPAGSAPAPHRYEQLAELIVDTIDNGTLAPGERLPSVRAVSERHGISISTVLQAYRLLEDRGVLVARPQSGFYVAATQGATLALPSASRLRSKASTVSISGAVAALLEHASNPALVPLGCAVPDAASLQSHRLDLALARAARQHGDRHNVYGTPRGDPRLRREISRRAMRIGHALSPDDVVITNGCTEAFTLALSAVARPGDTIAVESPTYFGFLHTLEVLGLKALELPTDPVDGIHIEAFARLLDAAPVAACLLSSSFGNPLGVSMPDARKRELLALLARHDVPLIEDDIYGEIHFARERPTPFIALDGGANTIYCSSFSKSLAPGYRVGWIAPGRYAQQVVDRKLAFSLCSPVLPQVALADFLASGAYDAHMRRLRRVLEQNLRHLTRAIEAGFPVGTRVSRPTGGFALWLELPRGFDSRVLFDEAIEHGICFAPGDVFSASRRFRNCLRLSAGWTWSERIEEGVRRLGALARRQRPA from the coding sequence ATGAACACAGGCACCCTCCAGCGCCGCAAGCAGCCGGCCGGCAGCGCGCCCGCACCGCATCGCTACGAGCAGCTCGCCGAGCTGATCGTCGACACGATCGACAACGGCACGCTCGCGCCCGGCGAGCGGCTGCCGTCGGTGCGCGCGGTCAGCGAGCGGCACGGCATCAGCATCTCCACGGTGCTGCAGGCCTATCGCCTGCTCGAGGACCGCGGCGTGCTGGTCGCGCGGCCGCAGTCGGGCTTCTATGTCGCGGCCACGCAGGGCGCGACGCTGGCGCTGCCCTCGGCCTCGCGCCTGCGCTCGAAGGCCTCGACCGTGTCGATCAGCGGCGCCGTCGCGGCCCTGCTCGAGCACGCATCGAATCCGGCGCTGGTGCCGCTGGGCTGCGCGGTGCCCGACGCGGCATCGCTGCAATCGCACCGGCTCGACCTCGCGCTGGCCCGCGCCGCGCGCCAGCACGGCGACCGCCACAACGTCTACGGCACGCCGCGCGGCGACCCGCGGCTGCGCCGCGAGATCTCGCGGCGCGCGATGCGCATCGGGCATGCGCTGTCGCCCGACGACGTGGTCATCACCAACGGCTGCACCGAAGCCTTCACGCTGGCGCTGAGCGCCGTCGCCAGGCCCGGCGACACCATCGCGGTCGAGTCGCCTACCTACTTCGGCTTTCTCCACACGCTCGAGGTGCTCGGCCTCAAGGCCCTGGAGCTGCCCACCGATCCCGTCGACGGCATCCACATCGAGGCCTTCGCGCGGCTGCTCGATGCCGCTCCGGTGGCGGCCTGCCTGCTGTCGTCGAGCTTCGGCAATCCGCTGGGCGTGTCGATGCCCGACGCGCGCAAGCGCGAGCTGCTGGCCCTGCTCGCGCGGCACGACGTGCCGCTGATCGAGGACGACATCTACGGCGAGATCCACTTCGCGCGCGAGCGGCCCACGCCCTTCATCGCGCTCGACGGCGGCGCGAACACCATCTATTGCAGCTCGTTCTCGAAGAGCCTCGCGCCCGGCTACCGCGTGGGCTGGATCGCGCCCGGCAGATACGCGCAGCAGGTGGTCGACCGCAAGCTCGCCTTCAGCCTCTGCAGCCCGGTGCTGCCGCAGGTCGCGCTCGCGGACTTCCTGGCCAGCGGCGCCTACGACGCCCACATGCGCCGGCTGCGCCGCGTGCTCGAACAGAACCTGCGGCACCTGACCCGCGCCATCGAGGCGGGCTTTCCGGTCGGGACGCGCGTGAGCCGGCCCACCGGCGGCTTTGCGCTGTGGCTCGAGCTGCCCCGCGGCTTCGACTCGCGCGTGCTGTTCGACGAGGCGATCGAGCACGGCATCTGCTTCGCGCCGGGCGATGTCTTCTCGGCGAGCCGGCGCTTCCGGAACTGCCTGCGCCTGAGCGCGGGCTGGACCTGGAGCGAACGGATCGAGGAGGGGGTTCGGCGCCTCGGCGCGCTGGCCCGGCGCCAGCGCCCGGCCTGA
- a CDS encoding fimbrial biogenesis outer membrane usher protein produces the protein MTRTHPLRVRACVPFRLGLCAAALGAWGAPAIAQQFAASSFNPSFLGVGGDQQNADLSLFAFGNRVLPGSYTVDVSLNERRAGQATIRFDARQDRNDAEPCLTRAMLDAWGVNVAVFPALMALADDACVDLGAAIPEASFGYDVDKMHLRIDIPQAAMKRSARGAVDPGMWDRGITAGMLDYQVTVARYGGDAYRRSSDPFAAQRSAFDGAPFPGPDRQPRRDTLFVGLRGGFNLGDWRFRHFSTYNRGIDGAGRWQAVNTYAQRDLVPLQAQLLIGDGSTPGNLFDSIAFRGVQLATNESMLPDSQQGYAPTIRGIAQTHARVTVRQNGYTIYSTFVAPGAFVIDDLYPTASNGDLEVSIVEADGRETRYIQAFSAVPTLLREGTWRYSATLGKYRGARGGSVSFSSREFRAGDPLSFPGWRRPARAEPAFAQGTVAHGLGNGYSVYGGLIASGRYLSAMAGVGKNMRAFGAVSADLSVARASVPTPFSTEQRYNGQSVRFLYAKAFDAGTTVRVAGYRYSTSGYRTFQEASDMQGLDPLERLHNRRNELRLELSQRLGDRGSVFASARQQSYWGTGAKDSLVQMGYSGNYRQFGYSIHYNRSTSQGRAPNDQIMFTLSIPLGGSAASVQYTVSHERGGGTSHQASVFGTALEDASLTYNLSGNRIHAQGSTSHASLSYLSRIGRFEGGISQSASHRQANFGMAGGLLLHGGGLTLAQPLGDTIALVHLPKAPGVGIESQPGVATDGAGIAVVSNLSPYRINRLAVRTQDLGDTVEVRNAATEVVPTRGAVVRATFETAVGHRLMLTLTRGNGEPMPFGSRIENETGQELGIVGPDGQAFVSGAEPAGTLTVIWGRRTGDRCNVSYALPEVTSPPPIREIAGQCDADINAERKTE, from the coding sequence ATGACACGCACTCATCCGTTGCGGGTGCGCGCATGCGTGCCCTTTCGCCTCGGCCTGTGCGCCGCCGCGCTCGGCGCGTGGGGCGCTCCCGCCATCGCGCAGCAGTTCGCCGCGTCGTCCTTCAATCCGAGCTTCCTCGGCGTCGGTGGCGACCAGCAGAACGCCGACCTCTCGCTCTTCGCCTTCGGCAATCGCGTGCTGCCCGGCTCGTACACCGTCGACGTCTCGCTCAACGAGCGACGCGCCGGGCAGGCCACGATCCGGTTCGACGCCAGGCAGGACAGGAACGACGCCGAGCCCTGCCTCACGCGCGCCATGCTCGACGCATGGGGCGTCAACGTGGCGGTGTTCCCGGCCTTGATGGCGTTGGCCGACGATGCCTGCGTCGATCTGGGCGCGGCCATTCCCGAGGCCTCCTTCGGCTACGACGTCGACAAGATGCACCTGCGCATCGACATCCCGCAGGCGGCGATGAAGCGCTCGGCGCGCGGGGCCGTGGACCCCGGCATGTGGGACAGGGGCATCACGGCCGGGATGCTCGACTACCAGGTCACCGTCGCCCGCTACGGCGGCGACGCCTACCGTCGCAGCTCCGATCCCTTCGCCGCGCAGCGCAGCGCGTTCGACGGCGCCCCCTTTCCGGGACCCGACCGGCAGCCGCGGCGCGACACCCTGTTCGTCGGCCTGCGCGGCGGCTTCAACCTCGGCGACTGGCGCTTTCGTCATTTCTCGACCTACAACCGCGGCATCGACGGCGCGGGCCGATGGCAGGCCGTCAACACCTATGCCCAGCGCGACCTGGTGCCGCTGCAGGCGCAACTGCTGATCGGCGATGGCAGCACGCCCGGTAACCTGTTCGACAGCATTGCGTTTCGCGGCGTGCAACTCGCCACCAACGAATCGATGCTGCCCGACAGCCAGCAGGGCTACGCCCCGACCATCCGCGGGATCGCGCAGACCCATGCGCGCGTGACGGTGAGGCAGAACGGCTACACCATCTACAGCACCTTCGTGGCGCCGGGTGCCTTCGTGATCGACGACCTCTATCCCACGGCATCGAACGGCGATCTCGAGGTGAGCATCGTCGAGGCCGACGGCCGCGAGACCCGGTACATCCAGGCGTTCTCCGCGGTGCCCACGCTGCTGCGCGAAGGCACCTGGCGCTACTCGGCCACGCTCGGCAAGTACCGCGGCGCCCGCGGCGGGAGCGTCTCCTTCTCTTCCCGGGAATTCCGCGCTGGCGATCCGCTGTCGTTCCCGGGCTGGCGGCGACCGGCGCGTGCCGAACCGGCCTTCGCGCAAGGCACGGTGGCACACGGCCTGGGCAACGGCTACAGCGTCTACGGCGGGCTGATCGCCTCGGGGCGCTACCTGTCGGCGATGGCGGGCGTGGGCAAGAACATGCGCGCCTTCGGTGCCGTGTCCGCCGACCTGTCGGTCGCGCGCGCCTCGGTGCCGACGCCGTTTTCGACCGAGCAACGCTACAACGGCCAATCGGTGCGCTTCCTGTATGCCAAGGCCTTCGATGCGGGCACCACCGTGCGCGTGGCGGGCTATCGCTATTCCACCAGCGGCTACCGCACCTTCCAGGAGGCCTCGGACATGCAGGGGCTGGATCCGCTGGAGCGCCTCCACAACCGCCGCAACGAACTGCGGCTGGAGCTGTCGCAGCGGCTCGGCGACCGGGGCTCGGTGTTCGCCTCGGCGCGCCAGCAAAGCTACTGGGGAACCGGTGCCAAGGACAGCCTGGTGCAGATGGGCTACTCGGGCAACTACAGGCAGTTCGGCTACAGCATCCACTACAACCGCAGCACCAGCCAGGGCCGCGCGCCGAACGACCAGATCATGTTCACGCTGAGCATTCCGCTCGGCGGCTCCGCGGCCAGCGTCCAGTACACGGTATCGCACGAGCGCGGCGGCGGCACCAGCCACCAGGCCAGCGTGTTCGGCACCGCGCTCGAGGACGCCAGTCTCACCTACAACCTGTCGGGAAACCGCATTCACGCGCAGGGGTCGACCAGCCATGCGAGCCTCAGCTACCTGTCTCGGATCGGCCGTTTCGAGGGCGGGATCTCGCAGAGCGCCAGCCATCGGCAGGCGAACTTCGGCATGGCGGGCGGGCTGCTGCTGCATGGCGGTGGCTTGACGCTGGCGCAACCGCTGGGCGACACCATTGCCCTGGTGCATCTGCCCAAGGCACCGGGCGTGGGCATCGAATCGCAACCCGGCGTGGCGACCGATGGCGCGGGCATCGCGGTCGTCTCCAACCTGTCGCCCTATCGGATCAACCGCCTGGCCGTGCGCACGCAGGACCTCGGCGACACGGTGGAAGTCCGCAACGCCGCGACCGAGGTGGTGCCCACGCGCGGCGCCGTGGTGCGCGCGACCTTCGAGACCGCGGTGGGCCATCGGCTGATGCTGACGCTGACGAGGGGCAACGGGGAGCCCATGCCCTTCGGTTCGCGCATCGAGAACGAAACGGGCCAGGAGCTGGGCATCGTCGGTCCCGATGGCCAGGCCTTCGTCAGCGGGGCCGAGCCGGCCGGGACGCTGACCGTGATCTGGGGCCGTCGCACCGGCGACCGATGCAACGTGTCGTATGCGCTGCCCGAAGTAACCAGTCCGCCGCCGATCCGCGAGATCGCGGGGCAGTGCGACGCGGACATCAACGCCGAGAGGAAAACAGAATGA
- the kdpF gene encoding K(+)-transporting ATPase subunit F: MIGLDILYGFAGLVAVILFAYLVFALICAEEF; this comes from the coding sequence ATGATCGGCCTCGACATCCTCTACGGATTCGCGGGGCTGGTGGCCGTGATCCTGTTCGCCTACCTCGTATTCGCGCTGATCTGCGCCGAGGAGTTCTGA
- a CDS encoding pyridoxal phosphate-dependent aminotransferase, which produces MTVLEHEAPAAARPAWRGRFPYNEIISLLDVNRPFNLAESTSRDLTVGEVLDMAGLETLRGLKLGYGRSAGSLELREEIARACGVPADWIVTTQGTALGLFLLAFEVCRPGDEAVLVTPCFPPSRDCLLGAGVEVREVRLRFENGYRLDLDAIAASLSPRTRLVSLASPQNPSGVRTPRAVIEQLLALLQSQAPQALLFIDETYREAGYGDEAVPESLAALHPRIVTGASVSKALGAPGLRTGWLTVPDADLRARLVVAKLNTVISGSVLDEALATALLRHREQVLAPRRRLLAEGLAALAAWCDAERERIEWIRPDGGALCCLRLRADRFDDDAVARFWQLLPGHELQLASGAWFGESERVFRLGFGYLPPDRLAPALSALSTVLDAATK; this is translated from the coding sequence ATGACAGTGCTTGAACACGAAGCCCCCGCGGCGGCACGGCCGGCGTGGCGCGGCCGCTTTCCGTACAACGAGATCATCTCGCTGCTCGACGTGAACCGGCCGTTCAACCTGGCCGAGAGCACCTCGCGGGACCTGACGGTCGGCGAGGTGCTGGACATGGCCGGGCTCGAGACGCTGCGCGGCCTGAAGCTGGGCTACGGGCGCTCCGCCGGCTCGCTCGAATTGCGCGAGGAGATTGCCAGGGCCTGCGGCGTGCCCGCCGATTGGATCGTCACGACCCAGGGCACGGCGCTCGGACTGTTCCTGCTGGCCTTCGAAGTCTGCCGCCCCGGCGACGAGGCGGTGCTCGTGACGCCCTGCTTTCCGCCGAGCCGCGACTGCCTGCTCGGCGCGGGCGTCGAGGTGCGCGAAGTACGGCTGCGCTTCGAGAACGGCTACCGGCTCGACCTGGACGCGATCGCGGCCAGCCTGTCGCCGCGGACCAGGCTCGTGAGCCTCGCCTCGCCGCAGAACCCCAGCGGGGTGCGCACGCCGCGCGCCGTCATCGAGCAACTGCTCGCGCTGCTGCAGAGCCAGGCGCCGCAGGCCCTCCTTTTCATCGACGAGACCTACCGCGAGGCCGGCTACGGCGACGAGGCCGTGCCCGAAAGCCTGGCCGCGCTGCATCCGCGCATCGTCACGGGTGCCTCGGTGTCGAAGGCGCTGGGCGCGCCGGGCCTGCGCACCGGCTGGCTCACCGTGCCCGACGCGGACCTGCGCGCGCGCCTCGTGGTGGCCAAGCTGAACACCGTGATCTCGGGCTCGGTGCTCGACGAGGCGCTGGCCACCGCGCTGCTGCGCCATCGCGAGCAGGTGCTCGCGCCGCGCCGCCGGCTGCTCGCCGAAGGCCTTGCCGCATTGGCGGCCTGGTGCGACGCCGAGCGCGAGCGCATCGAATGGATCCGCCCGGACGGCGGCGCGCTGTGCTGCCTGCGCCTGCGCGCCGATCGCTTCGACGACGACGCGGTCGCGCGCTTCTGGCAACTGCTGCCGGGGCACGAACTGCAACTGGCCTCGGGCGCATGGTTCGGCGAGAGCGAGCGCGTCTTTCGCCTGGGCTTCGGCTACCTGCCGCCCGACCGCCTGGCCCCCGCGCTGTCGGCCCTGTCGACGGTGCTGGACGCCGCCACGAAATGA